In Biomphalaria glabrata chromosome 11, xgBioGlab47.1, whole genome shotgun sequence, the following proteins share a genomic window:
- the LOC129928992 gene encoding CD209 antigen-like protein 2, producing the protein MLSSGPGYQATSVSACATLCSKYVQDCYSFTYNRKSKLCTPGSRLISSATLFNSTLGRLYYVPGKYCDTSKVNFTIATNGSVSTCLWLSDILATYNDSLYKCQDLGSNLFTIKVPEKLNILLNAVKTFNVEYWIGLNDRDQEGVFRWVDDGSVWTKSFPLFAPYQPDNMLGEDCIQYHPIFYPINDYLCSHESRFICEMNLIG; encoded by the exons ATGTTGTCCTCGGGTCCTGGATATCAAGCAACATCTGTCAGCGCATGCGCAACACTGTGCTCTAAGTACGTTCAAGACTGTTACAGTTTCACTTACAACCGGAAGTCAAAGCTCTGTACTCCag GTTCTCGTCTGATTTCGTCTGCTACACTGTTTAACTCAACACTTGGAAGACTGTACTATGTACCTGGAAAGTACTGTGATACTAGCAAAGTCAACTTCACTATAGCAACCAATGGTAGTGTCAGCACGTGCTTGTGGCTCTCAGACATATTGGCCACTTATAATGATTCCTTATACAAATGTCAAG ATTTAGGCTCAAACCTCTTCACAATTAAAGTACCTGAGAAACTTAACATTTTGTTAAACGCTGTCAAAACTTTCAATGTTGAATATTGGATTGGTCTGAATGACCGGGACCAAGAAGGAGTCTTTAGATGGGTGGACGACGGCTCTGTCTGGACTAAAAGCTTTCCTTTATTTGCTCCAT ATCAACCCGATAATATGCTAGGAGAGGACTGCATACAGTATCATCCCATTTTTTATCCCATCAATGATTATCTTTGCAGTCATGAATCAAGATTTATCTgtgaaatgaatttaattgGCTGA
- the LOC129928976 gene encoding perlucin-like protein, whose translation MIATADIKVLRFKPFQNNGNSVKMWSVGPEFEASSVSACATQCSKYVPMCYSFVYNRKSKRCTPGSWLISSDKSFNSTLGTLYSVPGTFCDTSKVNFTVVTKGSVSSCMWLSNTMATYRTAVNLCKDMGSSLYTIKVPEKLSILLDAVKTFNVDHWIGLDDLSEEGVFKWVDDGSIWTNDWTLFAQHQPDDMLGEDCVQYSPVYYPINDYSCDYLSRFICEMEPMNK comes from the exons ATGATTGCAACAGCTGATATAAAAGTCCTGAGGTTCAAACCGTTCCAAAATAACGGCAACTCAGTCAAAATGTGGTCCGTCGGTCCTGAGTTTGAAGCTTCTTCCGTCAGCGCATGCGCAACTCAGTGTTCAAAGTATGTTCCGATGTGTTACAGCTTCGTTTACAACCGGAAGTCAAAACGGTGTACACCAG GATCATGGCTTATATCGTCTGACAAATCTTTTAATTCAACACTTGGAACTCTGTATTCTGTCCCTGGAACATTCTGTGACACCAGCAAAGTCAACTTCACTGTTGTAACTAAAGGCAGTGTCAGCTCGTGCAtgtggctgtccaacacaatggcCACTTACAGGACTGCTGTCAACTTATGTAAAG ACATGGGTTCCAGCCTCTACACTATAAAAGTGCCAGAGAAACTCAGCATTTTGTTGGACGCTGTCAAAACTTTCAATGTGGATCATTGGATAGGCCTGGATGACCTGTCAGAGGAAGGTGTCTTCAAATGGGTGGATGACGGATCTATCTGGACCAACGACTGGACGTTATTCGCACAAC ATCAACCTGATGACATGTTAGGTGAAGATTGCGTACAGTACAGCCCAGTGTATTACCCAATCAACGATTACTCGTGTGATTACTTATCAAGATTTATCTGTGAGATGGAGCCTATGAACAAGTAG